A single Crateriforma conspicua DNA region contains:
- a CDS encoding AI-2E family transporter has product MAKAKSDIATIAAVAQLLGVVVAVAALFFAREVFIPLALGLLLSFLLSPIVDRLHRWGVPNIAAVVATAVLAFLFLAGLFSLLGRELTTLVGQLPEYRHELIDKARGFAGLTGGVGGSLDELAEDVSEAIEEGTELEPGEANDAEDPNAEQASSPTLFQKWTDRLLPEPLTNEKPDNDGSSLKRPLYVKTVQPNAPLASWATTAGTVLGPLATAGLVSVFALFLLIYRDDLRDRIIAVVSHGDYVTTTEAMNEAGQRISRYLIAQTMINTVYGILLAVGLSLIGALMTDDGFPNAVLWGVLAIFLRYIPYLGPTAAAIFPSAIALAVFPGYSVFLTVVVLIATMELICNNIVEPWLYGSSTGISAIAVITAAVFWGWLWGPVGLLLSTPLTVCLVVAGRYVPSFRILTTLLGEDVQIKPGMRFYQRLLAGDELRASELLREHIESQGFPATCDDVIVPALKRIRLDQDADHLNEADANRLFALAGGLIADCKSMTGDPADEADASSDDAPRLPTMIGCTSHHFSETLVLNLLRIGGVGTFHLDVIDDDVMPDDAGRIITDQDPPMVVIAVLPKGGFPQTRYLCQAIRDEGYTGPIIVSALGRFKNYDRLFVGLRKAGATYMTTSFTQTQNKIESLFRRHARSAPIAPSVAAAEPSP; this is encoded by the coding sequence ATGGCAAAAGCGAAATCGGACATTGCGACCATTGCCGCAGTCGCCCAGTTGCTGGGCGTCGTGGTCGCCGTGGCAGCTTTGTTCTTTGCCCGCGAAGTCTTCATTCCGCTTGCCCTTGGGTTGCTGCTTTCGTTCCTGCTCAGCCCCATCGTCGACCGACTGCATCGCTGGGGCGTTCCCAATATCGCCGCGGTCGTTGCGACAGCCGTCCTGGCATTCCTGTTCTTGGCGGGGCTGTTCAGTTTGCTCGGTCGCGAACTGACCACCTTGGTCGGTCAGCTGCCGGAATACCGCCATGAGTTGATTGACAAAGCTCGCGGCTTTGCCGGCTTAACCGGCGGTGTGGGCGGTTCGTTGGATGAATTGGCGGAAGATGTCAGCGAGGCGATCGAAGAGGGCACCGAACTGGAACCGGGCGAAGCCAACGACGCGGAAGATCCAAACGCGGAACAAGCGTCGTCCCCGACTCTGTTTCAAAAGTGGACCGACCGCCTGCTGCCGGAACCATTGACCAACGAAAAGCCAGACAACGATGGTTCGTCCTTGAAGCGGCCACTGTATGTCAAAACGGTTCAGCCTAACGCGCCCCTGGCATCTTGGGCGACGACCGCGGGTACCGTTCTAGGCCCATTGGCGACCGCGGGGCTGGTCAGCGTGTTTGCATTGTTCCTGTTGATTTATCGTGACGACTTGCGAGACCGAATCATCGCGGTGGTCAGCCACGGCGACTATGTGACCACCACCGAAGCGATGAATGAAGCGGGGCAACGAATCAGCCGCTACTTGATCGCGCAAACGATGATCAACACGGTTTATGGAATCCTGTTAGCCGTCGGGCTGTCGTTGATCGGCGCGTTGATGACCGACGATGGTTTTCCTAACGCGGTATTGTGGGGCGTCCTTGCCATCTTTTTACGCTACATACCCTATCTGGGTCCCACGGCCGCCGCGATATTTCCATCGGCCATCGCGTTGGCGGTGTTCCCAGGTTACAGCGTTTTTCTGACCGTGGTCGTGCTGATCGCCACCATGGAACTGATCTGCAACAACATCGTCGAACCATGGTTGTACGGCAGCAGCACGGGAATATCTGCCATCGCCGTGATCACGGCCGCGGTTTTCTGGGGCTGGTTGTGGGGCCCCGTCGGACTGCTGCTGTCCACGCCCCTGACGGTCTGTCTGGTGGTCGCGGGCCGGTACGTGCCAAGCTTTCGTATTCTGACAACTCTGCTGGGCGAAGACGTTCAAATCAAACCGGGGATGAGGTTTTATCAACGTCTGTTGGCCGGCGATGAATTACGCGCCAGTGAACTACTGCGCGAGCATATTGAATCCCAGGGATTTCCCGCCACGTGCGACGATGTCATTGTGCCGGCACTGAAACGAATTCGACTGGACCAAGATGCCGACCATTTGAACGAGGCAGATGCGAATCGCTTGTTCGCACTGGCGGGTGGCTTGATTGCCGATTGCAAATCCATGACAGGCGATCCGGCAGATGAAGCGGATGCATCATCGGACGACGCACCGAGGCTTCCCACGATGATCGGCTGCACGTCGCATCACTTCAGCGAAACTTTGGTTTTGAATCTTTTGCGAATCGGCGGCGTCGGTACTTTTCATTTGGACGTGATCGATGACGACGTGATGCCAGACGACGCAGGACGCATCATCACAGATCAAGATCCGCCCATGGTGGTAATCGCCGTGCTTCCCAAAGGTGGCTTTCCACAAACACGTTACCTTTGCCAGGCGATCCGTGATGAAGGCTACACCGGTCCCATCATCGTATCAGCGTTGGGGCGATTCAAAAATTACGATCGACTGTTCGTCGGGCTGCGAAAGGCGGGCGCGACTTACATGACAACGTCATTCACCCAAACGCAAAACAAAATCGAAAGCCTTTTCAGGCGACACGCTCGGTCGGCCCCCATCGCGCCATCGGTCGCTGCCGCCGAACCGTCGCCATGA